A window of the Brassica napus cultivar Da-Ae chromosome A2, Da-Ae, whole genome shotgun sequence genome harbors these coding sequences:
- the LOC106419569 gene encoding transcription factor TCP1 encodes MSSSNNDYNNGNSGVYPLSLYLSSLPGHQGIIRNPYNHQSTASPGQMVSAVPESLIDYMSFNSNSAVNQKGYEIPEVSREIKKAVKKDRHSKIHTAQGLRDRRVRLSIGVARQFFDLQDMLGFDKASETLDWLLKKSRRGINELVQEKKLNNKDGDYGNNRGGVEEDEEDGDKSFVYGWSPDSCEEVVYEVKKTEKSNISSKGLMDKARGKSKQITREMVYDHPEAVSEITQTEIMDPFKRSIIFNEGDDMTHSFYKEAIQEFDNQECILTKTNVNLPTDMDQSYNQHYGTFMLKDKGSSSNYNTILPQNLDYGYDQNPFMDQLFCAVTNRNFPRGFP; translated from the exons ATGTCTTCTTCCAACAATGATTACAATAATGGTAACAGTGGAGTGTACCCTCTCTCACTTTACCTTTCTTCGCTGCCGGGCCATCAAGGCATCATCCGTAATCCCTACAATCATCAGTCAACAGCATCTCCGGGTCAAATGGTATCAGCCGTGCCTGAGTCTCTGATAGATTACATGTCGTTTAACTCAAACAGTGCTGTGAATCAGAAAGGTTATGAGATTCCTGAGGTGTCGAGAGAAATCAAGAAGGCGGTGAAGAAAGATAGACACAGCAAGATTCACACGGCACAAGGTCTTAGAGACAGGAGGGTAAGGCTTTCTATTGGAGTTGCTCGACAATTCTTCGATCTCCAGGATATGTTGGGGTTTGATAAAGCCAGTGAAACATTGGACTGGCTTCTCAAGAAATCAAGAAGAGGCATCAATGAGCTTGTCCAAGAAAAAAAGCTCAACAACAAGGATGGAGATTATGGAAACAATAGGGGTGGTGTagaagaggatgaagaagatggcGATAAGAGCTTTGTGTATGGTTGGAGTCCAGATTCCTGCGAAGAAGTGGTATATGAGGTCAAGAAGACAGAGAAGAGCAACATATCTTCAAAGGGATTAATGGACAAAGCTAGAGGAAAGTCAAAGCAGATAACAAGAGAGATGGTCTATGATCATCCAGAAGCCGTCTCCGAGATCACACAAACTGAAATCATGGACCCATTCAAGAGGTCTATAATCTTCAATGAAGGGGATGACATGACACACTCTTTCTACAAGGAAGCAATCCAAGAGTTTGATAATCAAGAATGTATCTTAACCAAGACAAATGTCAATCTTCCGACGGATATGGATCAAAGTTACAATCAGCATTATGGGACGTTTATGTTAAAAGATAAGGGTTCTAGCAGCAACTACAATACCATTCTGCCTCAAAACTTGGATTATGGTTATGATCAAAACCCTTTTATGGATCAACTCTTTTGTGCAGTCACCAACAGGAATTTCCCCAGGG GGTTTCCTTAA